One genomic window of Maribacter aquivivus includes the following:
- a CDS encoding DUF4296 domain-containing protein, with product MKHLLLLMVAMLMLSSCAEELVEKPDNLIPEDKMVAVIKEMAIVNAAKATNLSKLRENGVEPTSFIFKKFEIDSAQFVDSDRYYASKPLRYENMYKKVESDLEDQRLKLEAEKKIRDSLSLVEKSKKNIDIKAKDSLSSKSVQK from the coding sequence ATGAAGCACTTATTACTTTTAATGGTAGCAATGTTAATGCTTTCTTCTTGTGCAGAAGAATTAGTAGAAAAGCCAGATAATTTAATACCAGAAGATAAGATGGTTGCGGTTATTAAAGAAATGGCTATAGTCAATGCTGCAAAAGCGACAAATCTTTCTAAATTACGTGAAAATGGTGTAGAACCAACATCTTTCATATTTAAGAAGTTTGAAATTGATAGCGCCCAGTTTGTAGATAGCGACAGGTATTATGCTTCAAAACCTTTACGATACGAAAATATGTATAAGAAGGTGGAGTCTGATCTAGAAGATCAACGTTTAAAATTGGAAGCTGAGAAAAAAATTAGAGATAGTTTAAGTCTTGTGGAGAAGTCTAAAAAGAACATTGATATTAAGGCGAAAGACTCGCTGTCGTCTAAGAGTGTTCAGAAATAA
- a CDS encoding dihydroorotase, with protein sequence MGKILLKNGIIVNEGVAQESDILIVDDIIAKIGKDISDADAEVIDVTGKHILPGVIDDQVHFREPGLTHKGTIATESRAALAGGITTFMEQPNTTPQTTTIEKLEEKFATAANSAFANYSFLFGGTNDNLEELKKLDKNACSGIKLFLGSSTGNMLVDDEKVIESIFSNTEMVISAHCEDETTIRKNMEKYKAEYGDDIPIAMHPIIRSEEACYLSSSRAIALAKKTGARLHVFHLSTGKETDLFRNDIPLEQKKITAEVCIHHLWFSDADYAKKGTLIKWNPAVKTAKDRDMLWDALLDDRIDVIATDHAPHLLEEKDNVYTKAPSGGPLVQHALNAMLEKVKEGKITLEKMVQKMCHNPAILFQIEKRGYIREGYYADLVVADLNDSWTVTKDNIAYKCKWSPFEDTTFSSKIVHTFINGHLGYSNGQFSEKRNAKRLTFNRP encoded by the coding sequence ATGGGTAAAATTTTATTGAAAAACGGAATAATAGTTAATGAGGGAGTAGCACAAGAAAGTGATATTCTAATTGTTGATGACATTATCGCGAAAATCGGAAAAGACATATCTGATGCAGATGCTGAGGTTATAGACGTTACGGGTAAGCACATTTTACCTGGAGTTATAGATGATCAAGTTCATTTTAGAGAGCCTGGTCTTACCCATAAAGGAACTATAGCAACTGAGAGTAGAGCAGCACTTGCAGGTGGTATTACCACTTTTATGGAGCAGCCCAATACAACACCGCAAACGACCACAATAGAAAAGTTAGAAGAAAAGTTTGCAACTGCAGCGAATTCTGCATTTGCCAATTATTCTTTTCTATTTGGTGGTACCAATGATAATCTTGAAGAATTAAAGAAACTTGATAAAAATGCCTGTTCAGGTATTAAATTGTTTTTAGGATCATCTACAGGTAATATGTTGGTTGATGATGAAAAGGTTATTGAAAGTATATTCAGTAATACCGAAATGGTGATCTCTGCACACTGCGAAGACGAAACGACCATTCGTAAAAACATGGAGAAGTATAAGGCAGAGTACGGCGATGATATTCCTATTGCTATGCATCCTATTATTAGAAGTGAAGAAGCTTGTTATCTTTCTTCATCAAGGGCAATTGCTTTAGCTAAGAAGACAGGTGCCAGGTTACATGTTTTTCATTTATCCACCGGAAAAGAAACAGATTTATTCCGAAATGATATTCCGTTAGAGCAAAAGAAAATTACTGCAGAAGTATGTATACATCACCTTTGGTTTTCTGATGCCGATTATGCAAAGAAAGGAACGTTGATCAAATGGAACCCTGCAGTGAAAACAGCCAAGGATAGAGATATGTTGTGGGATGCTCTTTTAGATGACAGAATAGATGTTATTGCTACAGATCATGCGCCTCATTTATTAGAAGAAAAAGACAATGTGTATACTAAAGCACCTTCTGGCGGTCCATTAGTGCAACATGCATTAAATGCCATGTTAGAGAAGGTAAAAGAGGGAAAAATTACACTAGAAAAAATGGTACAGAAAATGTGCCATAACCCAGCGATATTATTTCAGATAGAAAAGCGTGGGTATATACGTGAAGGCTATTATGCAGATTTGGTAGTAGCAGATTTAAATGATTCTTGGACCGTTACAAAAGATAATATTGCTTATAAATGTAAATGGTCACCTTTTGAGGATACCACATTCTCATCTAAGATTGTGCACACTTTCATTAACGGACATTTAGGATATAGTAACGGACAATTTTCTGAGAAACGAAATGCAAAAAGGCTAACATTTAATAGACCATGA
- a CDS encoding polyprenol monophosphomannose synthase, whose translation MSSSIVIIPTYNEIENVEAIIRAVFDLQKEFHVLIVDDNSPDKTGDCVRGLQEEFKGKLFLETRLEKSGLGTAYIHGFKWAIAKGYDYIFEMDADFSHTPSDLLRLLKACENGADLAVGSRYKKGVNVVNWPLHRVLLSYGASIYVKLITGMRVDDPTAGFVCYKRKVLEAIDLDSVRFVGYAFQIEMKFRAYLKHFKIEEVSIIFRDRVLGKSKMSSSIISEAIWGVFVMKMRSLFLKNKF comes from the coding sequence ATGTCTAGTAGTATCGTAATCATACCTACGTATAACGAAATCGAGAATGTAGAGGCTATAATTCGTGCGGTATTTGATTTGCAGAAAGAATTTCATGTACTCATAGTAGATGATAATTCTCCAGACAAAACAGGAGATTGTGTTCGCGGACTTCAAGAAGAGTTTAAGGGCAAATTGTTTTTAGAAACTAGACTAGAGAAATCAGGTTTAGGCACCGCATACATTCACGGTTTTAAATGGGCAATAGCGAAGGGTTACGACTATATATTTGAAATGGATGCCGATTTTTCGCATACACCATCAGATCTATTGAGATTGCTAAAAGCCTGTGAGAACGGTGCTGATTTGGCAGTAGGTTCTAGATATAAAAAAGGGGTAAACGTAGTCAATTGGCCATTACACAGAGTTTTGTTGTCATATGGTGCTTCAATATATGTAAAGCTGATTACCGGTATGCGTGTAGATGATCCTACCGCTGGTTTTGTATGTTATAAAAGAAAAGTATTAGAGGCTATAGATTTAGATTCGGTTCGTTTTGTAGGTTATGCATTTCAAATAGAAATGAAGTTTAGGGCATATTTAAAGCACTTTAAAATAGAAGAAGTTTCTATTATTTTTAGAGACCGTGTATTAGGGAAATCAAAAATGAGTTCTTCAATCATAAGCGAAGCTATTTGGGGGGTGTTTGTAATGAAAATGAGAAGTCTATTTTTGAAAAATAAGTTTTAG
- a CDS encoding ArnT family glycosyltransferase, with amino-acid sequence MLTKIPKQFYFFLAAIFILNLIQSSFTQLIFDEAYYWYYSQNMAWGYFDHPPMVALLVKISSFFFNDELGVRFMSCVLSAINIILLWLMIDNPKKNDYIKHFFVLVFSMTLLNAYGFFTLPDTPLLFFTSCFLLTYKHFIKKPTAALAIVMGIFMAALMYSKYHAVLVIFFVLLSNLKLTTNKYAWLAVAVALFCYAPHFYWLYENDFVSIKYHLYERPNGAYSFEKYTLGFIVNLVAIFGLTFPFIYKALFKTKGNDLFNKALIYLTYGVLIFFFVSSFNRRVQTQWIIIVCIPLVIIAFNYMLQNKQALNWIFRLGLINTVLIIYLRMGLAYQPLLFNFYYESHGNKEWAEAIEDEVGNIPVVFENSYRNAPMYSFYTNATPTFSLNNFMYRKNQYSINDSEEQVRGKDVAYVSKYLNNPTFTYTREDGGLYKGKYIANFQSYRKLDCIVEDTPVALNTEENIDLKIYNPYQEDIDLKRLKFAVTYMDDYKSPVETLQMAPESIQTGITFLKQQDTTNFIFQLPKTQKENIGYFRVVISENDLLYGLNGKAIPVK; translated from the coding sequence ATGTTGACTAAAATTCCGAAGCAGTTTTACTTTTTTTTAGCTGCGATATTCATTCTTAACCTTATACAATCTAGTTTTACGCAACTCATTTTTGATGAAGCTTATTACTGGTATTACAGTCAGAATATGGCTTGGGGTTACTTTGACCACCCTCCAATGGTGGCACTGTTAGTAAAAATCAGCAGCTTCTTTTTTAATGACGAACTTGGTGTTCGTTTCATGAGCTGCGTGCTATCTGCCATCAATATTATTCTTCTTTGGTTGATGATAGACAACCCAAAAAAGAACGATTACATCAAACATTTCTTTGTACTGGTTTTTTCGATGACACTGCTAAATGCTTATGGCTTTTTTACATTACCAGATACACCGTTATTATTTTTTACGAGTTGCTTTTTATTGACATATAAGCATTTTATCAAAAAACCAACCGCAGCTTTAGCTATAGTGATGGGTATATTTATGGCTGCTTTAATGTACAGTAAGTACCATGCCGTACTGGTCATATTCTTTGTACTACTTTCTAACCTTAAACTTACTACCAACAAATATGCTTGGCTAGCCGTAGCTGTTGCTTTGTTTTGCTATGCCCCTCATTTTTATTGGTTATACGAAAATGACTTTGTATCTATAAAATATCATTTATATGAGCGCCCCAACGGTGCATATAGTTTTGAAAAATATACGCTAGGTTTCATTGTAAATTTGGTTGCCATATTCGGTTTAACCTTTCCGTTTATTTATAAGGCGCTGTTTAAAACTAAAGGAAATGACCTGTTCAATAAGGCTCTTATCTATCTTACTTACGGTGTACTTATTTTCTTTTTTGTCTCTAGTTTCAACAGAAGGGTTCAAACACAATGGATTATTATTGTTTGCATACCATTGGTGATTATCGCATTTAACTACATGCTACAAAACAAGCAAGCCTTAAACTGGATTTTCAGATTAGGACTCATCAATACTGTTCTAATTATTTATTTAAGAATGGGACTTGCCTACCAACCTTTACTTTTTAATTTCTATTACGAAAGTCATGGCAATAAAGAATGGGCAGAGGCTATTGAAGATGAAGTTGGCAACATACCTGTGGTATTTGAAAACTCGTACAGAAATGCACCTATGTACTCTTTTTACACCAATGCCACACCGACCTTTTCTTTGAACAACTTCATGTATCGAAAAAATCAATATTCTATAAACGACTCTGAAGAACAAGTACGAGGTAAAGATGTCGCATACGTCTCTAAATATTTAAACAACCCTACATTCACTTATACAAGAGAAGACGGTGGTTTGTACAAGGGCAAATACATTGCTAACTTTCAATCTTACCGAAAACTAGATTGTATTGTTGAAGACACTCCGGTTGCTTTGAACACTGAAGAAAACATTGACCTTAAAATCTACAATCCATATCAAGAAGATATAGACCTTAAAAGACTGAAATTTGCAGTAACGTATATGGACGACTATAAAAGCCCTGTAGAGACACTGCAAATGGCGCCAGAATCTATCCAAACCGGTATCACATTCTTAAAACAACAAGACACTACTAATTTTATATTTCAACTACCTAAAACACAAAAGGAAAACATTGGTTACTTTAGAGTAGTTATTTCTGAGAACGATCTTTTATATGGTCTAAATGGAAAAGCAATTCCTGTTAAATAA
- a CDS encoding DUF4271 domain-containing protein, whose product MVSLLFPLIAKSIYYTRFLNFIILPFNNKYITMYTKKEKLFNWFHFQMSVFQIINTTLFIFFIWRSYLNPTEAKNPYIFPLLLAGVFLFITAKTMAQLFNGFIFNSYSTFNELIFKKLTYLNYAGIVLFIANIFLAYVFIDSQIVIIIALIMFFVINIIGWVTVLRNYQKFISTYFFYFILYLCALEIAPLVIMGSFLK is encoded by the coding sequence ATGGTTAGCCTATTGTTTCCATTAATTGCAAAAAGCATCTATTATACCCGGTTTTTAAACTTCATTATTCTTCCTTTCAACAACAAGTACATTACAATGTATACGAAGAAAGAAAAACTGTTTAATTGGTTTCATTTTCAAATGAGCGTGTTCCAAATCATAAATACCACCTTATTTATTTTTTTTATTTGGCGTTCATATTTAAACCCTACCGAAGCAAAAAACCCCTATATTTTTCCTTTACTTCTTGCAGGTGTTTTCTTATTTATAACTGCGAAAACAATGGCGCAACTATTCAACGGATTCATATTTAATTCTTACAGCACCTTTAATGAGTTGATTTTTAAGAAACTAACTTACCTGAACTATGCAGGCATTGTTCTTTTCATTGCTAATATATTTTTAGCATATGTTTTTATTGACTCACAAATCGTAATTATTATTGCTCTCATTATGTTTTTCGTTATTAATATAATTGGTTGGGTAACAGTCCTCAGGAATTATCAAAAATTCATAAGCACCTATTTTTTCTATTTTATTTTGTACCTTTGCGCACTCGAAATTGCACCCTTAGTTATTATGGGAAGCTTTCTAAAATAG
- a CDS encoding uroporphyrinogen-III synthase: protein MKVKTILVSQPEPKMENSPYSKLIDKEKVKVDFRPFIHVEGVDAKTVRQQKIDLNDFTAIILTSRNAVDHFFRIADEMRFKVPDSMKYFCQSEAVAYYLQKYVVYRKRKIYVGKRLFTDLVPLIKKYKDEKFLLPSSDVLKQDVPDTLDSLSINWKRAIFYKTVISDLSDLRNVYYDILVFFSPSGIESLLQNFPDFDQKETRIAVFGNSTVDAATGAGLRIDIKAPTPETPSMTMALQKYIMSVNK, encoded by the coding sequence ATGAAAGTAAAAACGATTTTGGTCTCTCAACCTGAGCCGAAAATGGAAAACTCCCCCTATTCCAAGCTTATTGACAAAGAGAAAGTAAAGGTTGATTTTAGACCGTTCATTCATGTAGAAGGAGTTGACGCAAAAACAGTGCGACAGCAAAAGATAGATTTGAATGATTTTACCGCGATTATATTAACAAGCAGAAACGCAGTAGACCACTTCTTTAGAATCGCAGATGAAATGCGCTTTAAAGTACCAGATTCTATGAAATATTTCTGCCAATCTGAAGCGGTAGCCTATTACCTTCAAAAATACGTCGTCTATAGAAAACGTAAAATTTACGTTGGAAAAAGATTATTTACAGATTTAGTACCATTGATCAAGAAATATAAGGATGAAAAATTCTTACTTCCTTCTTCAGATGTACTTAAACAAGATGTACCTGACACCTTAGATTCTTTAAGTATCAATTGGAAAAGAGCCATTTTTTACAAAACTGTAATTAGCGACCTTTCCGATTTAAGAAATGTATACTATGACATTTTGGTATTCTTTAGTCCGTCTGGCATTGAATCCTTATTACAGAATTTTCCAGATTTCGACCAAAAGGAAACTAGAATAGCTGTTTTCGGCAACTCTACTGTAGATGCAGCAACAGGTGCTGGCTTACGTATAGACATTAAAGCACCAACGCCTGAGACACCTTCTATGACGATGGCATTGCAGAAATATATTATGAGCGTAAATAAATAA
- the pckA gene encoding phosphoenolpyruvate carboxykinase (ATP): MKSSMTNAKTISLKNYGITHANFHYQETPEELQKATLEMDMGVETSNGTLAVNTGEFTGRSPKDRYIVKDDITKDKVWWGDINIPFEKEKFDALYTKVIAYLNEKELFVRDSYACADEDYKLNIRVINEYPWSNMFAYNMFLRPTEEELKDFTPEWTVINAPGFMADAAVDGTRQHNFAILNFTDKIALIGGTGYTGEIKKGIFSALNFILPVYKETLPMHCSSNIGEDGDTAIFFGLSGTGKTTLSTDPNRRLIGDDEHGWTSRNTVFNFEGGCYAKVINLSEEQEPEIYGAIKAGAILENVVLDDNGNVDFADTSITQNTRVSYPIHHIDNIQQPSIGKNVKNIFFLTADAFGVLPPISKLTPSQAAYHFISGYTAKVAGTEAGVVEPVPSFSACFGAPFMPLHPTKYAEMLSKKMKESGVDVWLVNTGWTGGPYGIGTRMKLKYTRAMISAALNGDLGLYSYDKYHIHSVFGVAQPRECPGVPTSVLSPRATWNDDEKYYTTAFKLTNAFRENFKKFEGYASEEIRRGGPQRYAF, from the coding sequence ATGAAAAGCTCAATGACAAATGCGAAAACCATATCCCTGAAAAATTATGGGATTACACACGCCAATTTTCATTATCAGGAAACACCAGAAGAACTTCAAAAAGCCACTCTAGAAATGGATATGGGAGTTGAAACCAGCAATGGAACACTTGCGGTCAATACTGGTGAATTTACAGGTAGGTCCCCTAAAGATAGATATATTGTAAAAGATGATATCACAAAAGACAAAGTTTGGTGGGGCGACATTAATATTCCGTTTGAAAAGGAAAAATTTGATGCATTATACACTAAGGTAATTGCCTATTTAAACGAAAAAGAACTTTTTGTTAGAGATAGTTATGCATGTGCAGATGAAGATTATAAACTGAACATTAGGGTTATCAATGAGTATCCCTGGTCGAATATGTTTGCTTATAATATGTTTTTACGTCCTACGGAGGAAGAATTAAAAGATTTCACCCCAGAGTGGACTGTAATCAATGCGCCGGGCTTTATGGCCGATGCAGCAGTTGACGGTACAAGACAACATAATTTTGCAATCTTAAACTTTACCGATAAAATTGCATTAATTGGAGGAACAGGATATACAGGAGAAATCAAAAAAGGAATTTTCTCTGCCTTAAACTTTATTTTACCAGTGTACAAAGAGACTTTGCCAATGCACTGTTCTTCTAATATTGGAGAAGATGGAGATACGGCAATTTTCTTCGGATTATCAGGAACAGGAAAAACAACCTTATCAACAGATCCTAATAGAAGATTAATTGGTGATGATGAACATGGTTGGACAAGTAGAAACACCGTTTTCAATTTTGAAGGTGGTTGTTATGCGAAAGTTATCAATTTATCTGAAGAGCAAGAACCAGAAATTTATGGTGCTATTAAGGCAGGTGCAATATTAGAAAATGTTGTATTAGATGATAATGGCAATGTAGATTTTGCTGATACTTCAATTACACAAAATACAAGAGTTAGTTACCCAATTCATCATATTGATAACATTCAACAACCATCTATTGGTAAGAATGTAAAGAATATATTCTTTTTAACTGCAGATGCATTTGGTGTACTGCCTCCAATATCAAAGCTTACTCCTAGTCAGGCTGCATATCACTTTATTTCTGGTTATACTGCTAAGGTTGCAGGTACAGAGGCAGGTGTTGTAGAGCCGGTACCATCATTTTCTGCATGTTTCGGGGCTCCGTTTATGCCATTGCACCCAACAAAGTATGCTGAAATGTTGAGTAAGAAAATGAAAGAATCTGGTGTAGATGTATGGCTTGTAAATACAGGTTGGACAGGTGGACCTTACGGTATTGGAACTAGAATGAAATTAAAGTATACAAGAGCAATGATATCTGCCGCATTAAACGGTGATCTTGGTTTGTATTCTTATGATAAGTACCATATTCACTCTGTATTCGGTGTAGCGCAACCTAGGGAATGTCCTGGTGTGCCAACATCAGTATTGAGTCCGAGAGCAACTTGGAACGATGATGAGAAATATTACACCACTGCATTTAAATTGACAAATGCCTTTAGAGAAAACTTTAAAAAGTTTGAAGGGTATGCCAGTGAAGAAATAAGAAGAGGCGGACCACAACGGTACGCATTTTAA
- a CDS encoding glycerate kinase, giving the protein MKLLLIPDKFKGSLTSEGFTKAFISGVEKSGVSFTSHFIKASDGGDGFMNAVASYKPCIAMQVISENPLGKLIQSYYLYNQKTKSAYIELANTSGMELLNPEERNPMLTSTYGTGLQIKDAIEKGVEHIYLGLGGSATNDGGIGIAQALGYVFLNEEGEELSSIGSSLQLIHSIDDSAVSDNVKRANFYAVNDVTNPLFGENGASYVYARQKGATDVIIEDLDKGLRNLDAVVSKKYNLNNGELPGAGAAGGAAFGLKSFFDAEMLSGIDFILELSGVHKLLAREKFDYIITGEGRIDEQTLNGKLLQGILNLGKRYHLPVIAICGTLEISKEALLERGIFDVFEIQDESKDLDYNMKHAALLLATKTADYFNVK; this is encoded by the coding sequence ATGAAGCTATTACTTATACCAGATAAATTTAAAGGATCGCTAACTAGTGAGGGTTTTACAAAAGCTTTTATTTCAGGTGTAGAAAAATCTGGCGTTTCTTTTACTTCTCATTTCATAAAAGCATCAGATGGTGGCGATGGTTTTATGAACGCCGTGGCAAGCTATAAGCCATGTATTGCTATGCAGGTAATTAGTGAAAATCCTTTAGGCAAGTTAATTCAGTCGTACTATTTATATAATCAGAAAACTAAATCTGCTTATATAGAATTGGCTAATACTTCAGGTATGGAGTTGTTAAATCCAGAAGAACGAAATCCGATGTTAACGTCTACATATGGTACAGGTTTACAGATCAAAGATGCTATTGAAAAAGGTGTTGAACATATTTATTTAGGTCTTGGTGGTAGTGCTACAAATGATGGTGGTATTGGTATAGCGCAAGCTTTAGGTTATGTTTTCTTAAATGAAGAAGGAGAAGAATTGTCTTCTATAGGTTCTAGTTTGCAATTAATACATAGTATTGATGATTCAGCTGTTTCGGATAACGTAAAGCGGGCAAATTTTTATGCAGTAAATGATGTTACCAACCCGTTATTTGGTGAAAATGGCGCATCTTATGTGTATGCTAGGCAAAAGGGAGCTACAGATGTTATTATTGAAGATTTAGATAAAGGACTTAGAAATTTAGATGCCGTAGTATCTAAAAAGTATAATTTGAATAATGGGGAATTACCAGGTGCAGGTGCAGCGGGAGGAGCGGCCTTTGGATTAAAATCTTTTTTTGATGCAGAAATGTTAAGCGGAATAGATTTTATTTTAGAACTATCTGGAGTGCATAAATTATTGGCTCGAGAGAAATTTGATTATATCATTACCGGTGAAGGTAGAATTGATGAGCAAACATTAAACGGTAAATTATTACAAGGGATACTTAATTTGGGTAAAAGATACCATCTGCCTGTAATTGCAATTTGTGGAACATTAGAAATTTCTAAAGAGGCATTACTGGAGAGAGGTATTTTTGATGTATTTGAAATTCAAGATGAGAGTAAAGATCTTGATTATAATATGAAGCACGCAGCACTGCTTTTAGCTACAAAAACAGCTGATTATTTCAATGTAAAGTAA
- a CDS encoding SLC13 family permease: protein MSKTKLLGLVLGPLLFILILFFFHPVGLSEQANAVLASTVWIAIWWITEAIPIAVTALLPLVLFPLSGGLELSATSGSFGHKYVFLYMGGFIIAIAIEKWNLHRRIALNIINFIGSDVRKIILGFMVATAFLSMWISNTATAVMMLPIGLAIIKQLEDNPDTVEDENKTFGKALMLAIAYSASIGGVATLIGTPPNLVLAGVVFDTYGYEIAFMQWFAFGLPISIILIFICWKYLTKYAFQFKQKSFPGGKQEIQRLLSNLGKISYEEKVVAFVFALTAFCWITRSILLQKILPGLDDTIIAIFFAIVLFLIPSKEKGEQLINWEEAVKMPWGIILLFGGGMALAKGFEVSGLAVWIGSQMTTLAGLPIIVLILVLIAAVNFLTEITSNLATTAMLLPVLAPMALTIDVHPFVLMVGAAVAASCAFMLPVATPPNAVVFGSGYLRIPDMVSKGFFMNIISIIILTFFVYFVLPELWDISINSFPNKFK, encoded by the coding sequence ATGAGTAAGACTAAATTATTAGGACTAGTCTTGGGTCCGCTTTTATTTATACTAATTCTTTTCTTTTTTCATCCGGTCGGACTTTCAGAGCAAGCCAATGCAGTATTGGCTTCTACGGTGTGGATTGCCATTTGGTGGATCACCGAAGCCATCCCTATTGCAGTGACAGCATTATTGCCATTAGTGCTGTTTCCATTATCTGGTGGGTTAGAGTTATCGGCAACATCGGGTTCTTTTGGTCACAAGTATGTATTTCTATATATGGGAGGATTCATAATTGCCATAGCTATAGAAAAATGGAATTTGCATAGAAGAATAGCGTTGAATATCATCAATTTCATTGGGTCAGATGTTCGAAAGATAATTCTTGGATTTATGGTGGCAACTGCATTTTTATCAATGTGGATATCTAATACGGCAACTGCTGTAATGATGCTTCCTATTGGTTTGGCAATAATTAAACAATTAGAAGATAACCCTGATACGGTAGAAGATGAAAACAAGACTTTTGGCAAAGCGCTAATGCTGGCAATTGCCTATAGTGCTTCTATTGGTGGTGTGGCAACATTGATAGGTACGCCGCCAAATTTAGTGTTGGCAGGTGTTGTATTTGATACCTATGGTTATGAAATTGCCTTTATGCAATGGTTCGCGTTCGGGCTACCTATATCTATTATTCTAATTTTTATATGTTGGAAATACTTGACTAAGTATGCCTTTCAGTTTAAGCAAAAATCTTTTCCTGGGGGAAAACAAGAAATACAACGCCTGTTATCTAACCTTGGTAAAATATCATATGAAGAGAAAGTGGTGGCATTTGTATTTGCATTAACAGCTTTTTGCTGGATTACGCGTTCTATTCTATTGCAAAAGATATTACCTGGTTTAGATGATACTATTATCGCTATATTTTTTGCTATTGTTTTGTTCTTAATTCCTTCAAAGGAAAAAGGAGAACAGCTTATAAATTGGGAAGAAGCAGTAAAAATGCCGTGGGGAATTATTCTATTGTTCGGTGGTGGTATGGCTTTGGCAAAAGGATTTGAAGTTAGTGGCTTGGCGGTTTGGATCGGTAGTCAAATGACGACATTAGCTGGTTTGCCTATAATTGTTTTGATATTAGTATTGATAGCTGCAGTAAACTTCTTAACAGAAATAACATCAAACTTGGCAACAACGGCAATGTTATTGCCGGTTTTGGCGCCAATGGCGTTGACAATAGATGTACACCCATTTGTATTAATGGTGGGTGCAGCGGTCGCAGCATCATGTGCTTTTATGTTGCCGGTGGCCACACCACCAAATGCTGTAGTTTTTGGATCTGGTTACTTAAGAATCCCTGATATGGTGAGCAAAGGATTTTTTATGAATATTATTTCTATCATTATATTAACCTTTTTCGTATATTTTGTACTCCCAGAATTGTGGGATATTTCAATAAATAGTTTCCCCAACAAATTCAAATAA
- a CDS encoding DUF423 domain-containing protein, producing the protein MKKTILGTACLFGMLAVVLGAFGAHGLKKIVDIQAVATFETGVRYQMYHAFFLLALGLLPTGLLKSKKAIYICTVVGVVLFSFSIYLLALNSLVAFDFKVLGIVTPIGGLFLIAAWAMMGYGIMKSKIEN; encoded by the coding sequence ATGAAAAAAACAATTTTAGGTACGGCATGCTTGTTTGGAATGCTAGCGGTAGTGTTAGGTGCATTTGGCGCACACGGGTTAAAAAAAATAGTGGATATACAAGCAGTAGCCACATTTGAAACGGGAGTTCGGTACCAAATGTACCATGCATTTTTTCTATTAGCACTTGGGTTATTGCCTACGGGGCTATTAAAGTCTAAAAAAGCAATTTATATCTGTACGGTAGTTGGTGTGGTGTTATTTTCTTTTTCCATTTATCTATTGGCACTGAATTCTTTGGTAGCATTCGATTTTAAGGTATTAGGTATTGTTACCCCAATTGGCGGTTTATTTTTAATTGCAGCTTGGGCAATGATGGGCTACGGAATTATGAAATCTAAAATTGAGAATTAA